GCCACGCCAAATTGTGTGTAAAGGCGGTCAAGGTCTCCTGAACGACTGCTCACATCTGTTCGATATGATGCGCTATGTCCTCGGCGATCCAGACGCTGAATGGGTCATGGGCAACATTGAACGCAAGACCGAACGTTATGAACGCGATATACCGATTGAAGATCGGAGCGCAGGAATTATTGGATTCCAAGGGGGCTGCATCGGACTGCTGCTTCAGGAGATTGCGGGTCCTAACTACCAAGGCGGGATTATCTACGGTTCCGACGGCATTATAGATCTGACCGAACAACGCGCCCTTTTGCTCAATAGCAAGCGGGCAGAGTGGGAAGACCGCCGAGCGGAGGGGGAAAATCCTTCCGTGGCACAGGTGCACGAACTAGTCTCGTGGATTGAAGGGCGAAGTGGGCATCGTGGCGAAGCGATACACGGACGTGCTGCTGTCGAGATTATCATGGCGATCTACGACTCCGCACGACGACATGAAGTCGTGCAGATGCCAGTTCGGACCCACGCTTCACCACTTGAGGTGATGATTGAGAACGGTGACTTGCCGGTCGAACATCCGGGCAGGTATGACATCCGTGCAATGTTACTCCGCGGGGAGTCAATGTAGCGGTAAGGTGGCGCAATTTACATGAAAAACGGATTATCAGCTTCAAAACCGATGCTCTCAC
This DNA window, taken from Candidatus Poribacteria bacterium, encodes the following:
- a CDS encoding Gfo/Idh/MocA family oxidoreductase, yielding MRKESIIGCGGIARLHALGYQGVEEVEIVAIADPVEDALNDFGESYNIQTRYLDPREMLDKENLDIVSVATWHRLHAPMTIAACARKPKAVLCEKPMAINLGECDEMLIAAQRNNVKVAIAHQRRFNPVWTDARQLIANGAIGEPRQIVCKGGQGLLNDCSHLFDMMRYVLGDPDAEWVMGNIERKTERYERDIPIEDRSAGIIGFQGGCIGLLLQEIAGPNYQGGIIYGSDGIIDLTEQRALLLNSKRAEWEDRRAEGENPSVAQVHELVSWIEGRSGHRGEAIHGRAAVEIIMAIYDSARRHEVVQMPVRTHASPLEVMIENGDLPVEHPGRYDIRAMLLRGESM